GTTGACTGCGTTTCCAAAACCGGCTGCACCGATTTCATCGTCCACGCCAGAAAGGCATGGCTAAAGGGTTTGAGCCCAAAGGAAAACAGAACCAAGCCGCCCATTCGACATGAAGACGTTCACAAGTTGAAACAAGATTTTCCGCACTTGCACATTGTGATCAACGGCGAAATCAGAAAACTAGACCAAGCCAAAACACAGCTTGAACATGTAGACGGCGTCATGATTGGACGCGCCGCCTATGAAGACATGTTCATTTTTGCCGAAGCTGACGAGCTGTTTTTTGGAGCCGAAAAAAGCAAGGTAAGCCGTGAAGAAGTGGTAGAAAAATCGCTGCACTACCTTGAAGCCGAAATGAAAAAAGGCGTCAAACCCAAGTCAGTTCTGGGTCACCTGTCATCACTCTATCAAGGCCAAACCGGCGCCAAAGCCTGGCGTAGAAGCTTAAGCAGCATCAGCAACAGCCATTCATTTAAAGAAATTTGCAGCATTTTGAGATCAAAAGAGCCAAAAACCTGATGACAATCAGCTTGAACTGAAGTTCAAATTCAGCTAGGCTCTC
The genomic region above belongs to Deltaproteobacteria bacterium CG11_big_fil_rev_8_21_14_0_20_42_23 and contains:
- a CDS encoding tRNA dihydrouridine(20/20a) synthase DusA, which encodes MTTNTHQHLLSVAPMMDVTDRHFRFLMRFITKHTLLYTPMITAQALFYGYAERLIDYSAEEHPLALQVGGSDTKQLAHAAKEAEKLGYREVNLNVGCPSDRVQSGKMGACLMAEPELVAECVKAMQDACSLPITVKHRIGIDEQDAYLDMHAFVDCVSKTGCTDFIVHARKAWLKGLSPKENRTKPPIRHEDVHKLKQDFPHLHIVINGEIRKLDQAKTQLEHVDGVMIGRAAYEDMFIFAEADELFFGAEKSKVSREEVVEKSLHYLEAEMKKGVKPKSVLGHLSSLYQGQTGAKAWRRSLSSISNSHSFKEICSILRSKEPKT